ctctctctctctttctctcataaaAAAGTGCCAAATAACTATCAACCATTGAGGCCCATGTTCACTGGATAAGACTTCAGAGGGTCTTTTTCTAAATCAGAGCTCGTACGGAAAGAAAGAGGGGCTGTGAAGAGCAGTGGAAAAGCCAAAAAGGATTGTCATACAAAATGAGGCACCTCGTGTCATCTGACCTCTGAACTTGACATCTAGCACCTCGTTGACGTTTTCGATGATGTCACCATTGGGGTTGAAGGTGTGGCAGGGGCAGTGCACACTGATCTCCAGGCCCAGGTTGGTCTCTGAGGGGAAGAAGAGGAAGTGGTATTTAACTTTGAggccatttttctttgtccaaaTGAACTTGAGTTTCCAAATACCCTTTGCTCATGCTTTGATATGCAACATATGGTATGAGACAGGGAACATTGGGGCTTTAGTCCACTCACCTCGGTACATAAGCCATTCCCTGACTGTGTCTGTGACATCGAAGGAGACCCACTCTGGCATTCCTTTGGTCAGGGCGTTCTTGCCCCCGATGTAGCGCTGCTTGGC
The genomic region above belongs to Salvelinus sp. IW2-2015 unplaced genomic scaffold, ASM291031v2 Un_scaffold12706, whole genome shotgun sequence and contains:
- the LOC112080192 gene encoding transforming growth factor beta-3 proprotein-like, encoding MPEWVSFDVTDTVREWLMYRETNLGLEISVHCPCHTFNPNGDIIENVNEVLDVKFRGQMTRGASFCMTILFGFSTALHSPSFFPYEL